A portion of the Saccharospirillaceae bacterium genome contains these proteins:
- a CDS encoding OmpA family protein, which yields MRVITPLTRLQKTGANWLRAFACACVTVTPVSVLAVTPVNTEITNIAKATYEVNGVERTEQDSARFVTEQIFPGPVAPTEATIEIKHFQSAGGGSQSTPITNSACATSAAADSFTEQTSFTQLGDAAPHNIPGNYQLADSQFGFKVGEPLFIQVTEADKNLNPLRNDEITVTVTNTKGSDQETIRLSETDINTGVFVGFIQTRLNTPQSYDCALTLDRNDRLQVSYIDANDNTDSVSLQTRFDPYSRIFNSQTGTPIDGIKVTLIDTNTGKPAQGKVLDDNAAVCYQNAFISGQGPTDAVAGQPSCPSSTQNLMTLNNQEDVPAGSFRFPFVRPGSYQLQFEAPVDLRVPSKRSNDELSEVPSNTDNPFRLTEISRGQPFVIQQNIFIADVPVDIRTSGALVTKSASKNEVGIGDFLQYSIVLKNNEVEITDGKIIDQLPSGLRFQPGSVQLNSQKIADPVISGNAQQLTFDIGNIAEEQSVTLSYVTQVTNLAKGELINKAWLEDDNVSSNIAQARVLIRDDFFKDTSRLFGRVYLDDCNGNLDAEAVSNVRLYMEDGTYVVTDESGEWHIEDVRPGTHVVQLDTSTIPPYMEAVACDNRGFHAGRAYSQFVDVQPGSFWRVDFALKVKEPEKGEVRQRLSHQLVPLSTLADGSMPYNSPVPEKLKFTLDIDGSGLDIFNLMEMIALPDGVIYEPGSSVLDNVPWEDPRITYGTLIYKLGDKPKEWQHQLQFTAVVSDKAKSGILETKAITRFNVKGKSTQQIKPASTTAVLQLPPDDGVVKPIKPPKFDNFSDVLTLQDKTNLKSVIDRLVGLRNLKVEVVGHTDSTPIARRNRHIFENNQVLSEARAKSVAEYVAAELGVTQEQVIFTGRGATRPVASNATRNGRALNRRVEVKVLSGDPDIQLASIDSDIQVASVQTDIEGFLSDLPATASGNPAALPVEPLMPEFDDNWFNSAADNAQWLWPPLDRSPSIGSVKIAISHQKGQRIKLLLDNKPVSPLNFDGVVKGRQRDLAVSTWRGVDIEPGPNRFSVFVIDKDGDIISQFNRTVQYAQDPAKAELVEDQSSAIADGITPAVIAVKLTDKDGFPIRADVQGELEIQAPYQLYDKNAEIEANPLGRTTKPRYRIGADGIALIRLAPTSTSGEAVLRFRHNNGQQDELRIWMQAPKRDWILVGLGDLAVGYNAGGGDSAGRKAEGIDDNIYHDGRLAFFTQGQIPGDWLITAAYDSGKPEAEAFARTIEPNRYYTLYGDASQQRLDASSAKKLYVKIERERFYALFGDINTDLTVTELGRYSRKMTGAQTAYQGEVFEFSAFAAESDNGYARDEIQGDGTSGLYRFSNQQLVANSEKIHLEIRDRFRSEIVISRQELQRDSDYVIDYQDGTVYFKQPILSTDDSFNPRFIIAEYDVDQGGELGHIAGGRAGIKLLDNTVKAGVTVIKQNQQGDGRALQAADVKLKLGNTEIKAETAFSDRMVEGEKTSAKAHLLEATHRTDNIEAKAYVRRQEENFGVDQSSSAENDFRKEGIEGTWYLSDRDRLKLNAFHHYKISTGDDKYQTQLDWIHRLNSDQQFSFGALSSAEENEGSDLYSDQLTAGFSNRFFNDRITLNAQLLARISARSDAKDQLRLGADYRINNDYSVFGEHELGFEKNAPQRTIIGLRATPWAGAKAQQSIEQVKQDDAYRLFSVSGLSQEFPITDVLSLSAGFDQARNLETNAPSEVGQNSEDFYAVYAGSALRTSIWQWNNRLEFRDGNNTDKWTARTSIYHPLSDAIATGGSLDYFHSENKDKYSKKLDAKFDLAIRPRKDPYALLLQTRWVQEADGGQGTPARSRRLINNAHVNWLITARDQLAAQYGIKRVLDQYNSNDYAATTDFIAAEWRHHLNDRWDLGAHARRLHGYQVNQTQQGYGVSVGWIPKTNVWLGLGYNFSGFVDDDFSAANFTAQGVYLKMRFKADQETLQTLRAAFQ from the coding sequence ATGCGAGTAATTACCCCACTCACTCGCCTGCAAAAGACCGGAGCCAACTGGCTTCGGGCTTTTGCATGCGCGTGCGTGACGGTAACGCCGGTTTCGGTATTAGCAGTTACACCGGTTAATACCGAAATCACCAACATCGCCAAAGCAACGTATGAAGTTAATGGCGTTGAAAGAACCGAACAAGATTCAGCCCGTTTTGTTACTGAACAAATTTTTCCGGGCCCGGTTGCTCCAACCGAAGCAACAATAGAAATTAAACACTTCCAGTCTGCTGGGGGCGGCAGCCAGAGCACTCCAATTACCAACAGTGCCTGTGCGACCAGCGCAGCAGCTGACAGCTTTACTGAACAAACCAGCTTTACCCAATTGGGTGACGCAGCACCGCATAATATTCCAGGCAATTACCAGCTGGCCGATTCTCAGTTTGGCTTTAAAGTTGGCGAACCGTTATTTATTCAGGTAACTGAGGCGGACAAAAATCTGAATCCGTTACGTAATGATGAGATTACCGTTACCGTAACAAACACCAAAGGTTCAGATCAGGAAACCATTCGGTTATCCGAGACCGACATTAATACCGGTGTATTTGTGGGCTTTATTCAAACCCGACTGAATACCCCACAATCTTATGATTGCGCTTTAACATTAGACCGCAATGACCGATTGCAAGTTAGTTACATCGACGCAAACGACAACACGGATAGCGTTAGCCTGCAAACCCGTTTCGATCCTTACAGTCGTATTTTTAACTCTCAGACGGGTACGCCGATAGACGGCATTAAAGTAACCCTGATCGACACCAATACCGGCAAACCAGCTCAAGGCAAAGTGTTGGATGATAACGCAGCGGTTTGTTATCAAAATGCCTTTATCAGCGGCCAGGGACCAACGGATGCTGTAGCAGGTCAACCATCCTGCCCTTCCAGCACTCAGAACCTGATGACACTCAATAATCAGGAAGATGTACCGGCGGGTTCATTCCGTTTCCCATTCGTCAGACCTGGCAGCTACCAGTTGCAGTTCGAAGCCCCGGTAGATCTTCGTGTTCCATCGAAAAGATCCAACGATGAATTATCCGAAGTACCTTCGAACACTGACAATCCGTTTCGTTTAACAGAAATTTCCCGCGGTCAGCCGTTTGTCATTCAGCAGAATATTTTTATTGCCGATGTGCCTGTAGACATTCGTACCAGCGGTGCTTTGGTTACTAAAAGCGCCAGTAAAAACGAAGTCGGTATTGGTGATTTTCTGCAATACAGCATCGTGCTCAAGAACAATGAAGTTGAAATTACCGATGGTAAAATTATTGACCAACTCCCCTCGGGGCTGCGCTTCCAACCTGGTTCAGTACAACTGAACAGTCAGAAAATTGCCGATCCGGTCATCAGTGGCAATGCACAACAGCTTACATTTGATATTGGCAACATTGCCGAAGAACAAAGCGTTACTTTGTCTTATGTTACTCAGGTAACAAATCTCGCCAAAGGTGAGTTAATTAATAAAGCCTGGTTGGAGGACGATAATGTCAGCTCCAATATTGCTCAGGCAAGAGTACTGATACGTGATGACTTCTTCAAAGATACGTCACGCTTGTTCGGCCGGGTTTATCTCGATGATTGCAACGGCAATCTGGATGCGGAGGCCGTTTCTAACGTGCGTCTGTATATGGAAGATGGCACTTACGTGGTTACCGATGAATCCGGTGAATGGCATATTGAAGATGTGCGCCCGGGCACTCATGTAGTGCAGCTTGATACCTCAACCATTCCACCTTACATGGAAGCTGTTGCCTGCGACAATCGCGGTTTCCATGCAGGTCGTGCCTATTCACAATTTGTCGATGTACAGCCTGGCAGCTTCTGGCGCGTTGATTTTGCTTTAAAAGTCAAAGAACCTGAGAAAGGGGAAGTTCGCCAGCGCCTGAGCCACCAGTTGGTGCCACTGTCGACACTGGCCGATGGCAGTATGCCCTACAACTCTCCAGTCCCTGAAAAACTGAAGTTTACTCTCGACATCGATGGTAGCGGTTTGGATATCTTCAACCTGATGGAGATGATTGCTCTGCCAGACGGTGTGATTTATGAACCGGGAAGCTCGGTATTGGACAACGTACCCTGGGAAGATCCGCGTATTACTTATGGCACTTTGATTTATAAGCTGGGTGACAAACCGAAAGAGTGGCAACATCAATTGCAATTTACTGCGGTCGTGAGTGATAAAGCCAAAAGTGGTATTTTAGAAACCAAAGCCATTACCCGTTTTAACGTAAAAGGTAAAAGTACTCAGCAAATTAAACCAGCAAGTACGACGGCTGTGCTGCAGTTGCCACCAGACGATGGCGTAGTGAAGCCAATTAAACCGCCAAAGTTCGATAATTTTTCTGACGTGCTCACGCTACAGGATAAAACTAACCTGAAATCAGTCATTGATCGTTTGGTTGGGCTACGTAATCTGAAAGTCGAAGTTGTGGGTCATACCGACAGCACCCCAATCGCACGACGTAATCGGCATATTTTTGAGAATAACCAGGTATTGTCGGAAGCACGTGCGAAATCGGTCGCGGAATACGTTGCTGCTGAATTGGGCGTTACCCAAGAGCAGGTTATTTTCACCGGTAGAGGAGCAACGCGACCAGTTGCGTCCAATGCCACACGAAATGGTCGTGCGCTGAACCGCCGTGTTGAAGTCAAAGTATTATCCGGCGATCCGGATATCCAGCTGGCCAGCATCGATAGCGACATTCAGGTCGCAAGTGTGCAAACAGATATTGAGGGGTTCCTCAGTGACTTGCCGGCAACCGCTTCAGGAAACCCTGCTGCTTTGCCTGTTGAGCCACTGATGCCGGAATTTGATGATAACTGGTTTAACAGCGCGGCTGATAACGCACAATGGTTATGGCCACCGCTTGATCGTAGCCCAAGTATTGGCTCAGTAAAAATCGCCATTTCTCACCAGAAAGGTCAACGTATCAAGCTGCTGCTGGACAATAAACCGGTCAGCCCACTGAACTTTGATGGCGTTGTTAAAGGTCGTCAACGGGACCTGGCCGTCAGTACCTGGCGTGGTGTTGATATTGAACCAGGCCCAAACCGTTTCAGCGTATTCGTAATTGATAAAGACGGCGATATCATCAGCCAATTTAACCGTACCGTACAATACGCACAGGACCCGGCCAAAGCCGAATTAGTAGAAGACCAATCCAGCGCAATCGCCGATGGTATTACTCCGGCCGTGATTGCGGTCAAACTGACGGATAAGGACGGATTCCCGATTCGGGCAGACGTACAAGGTGAGCTGGAGATTCAGGCACCTTATCAACTGTACGATAAAAATGCTGAAATCGAAGCCAACCCGTTAGGTCGTACCACGAAGCCGCGCTACCGCATTGGCGCAGATGGTATCGCATTGATTCGTTTAGCTCCTACCAGTACCTCGGGTGAAGCTGTTCTGCGTTTCCGCCATAACAATGGCCAACAAGATGAACTACGTATCTGGATGCAGGCGCCGAAACGCGATTGGATTCTTGTGGGATTGGGTGATTTGGCCGTCGGTTACAATGCAGGCGGTGGTGATTCTGCTGGTCGCAAAGCAGAAGGTATCGACGATAATATTTATCATGATGGACGCTTAGCATTTTTCACTCAGGGACAAATACCTGGCGACTGGTTAATTACTGCCGCTTATGACTCAGGAAAACCAGAAGCTGAAGCATTTGCTCGCACGATCGAACCCAACCGGTATTACACCTTATATGGTGATGCCAGCCAGCAACGCCTTGACGCCAGCTCAGCCAAAAAACTGTATGTGAAAATCGAGCGCGAACGTTTTTATGCATTATTCGGCGACATCAATACGGATTTAACCGTTACCGAATTGGGCCGCTACAGCCGTAAAATGACGGGTGCACAAACAGCGTATCAGGGTGAAGTGTTTGAATTCTCAGCATTCGCAGCTGAAAGTGATAACGGTTATGCACGTGACGAAATTCAGGGTGACGGAACTTCCGGTCTCTATCGTTTCAGCAACCAACAGCTTGTTGCCAACAGCGAAAAAATTCATCTTGAAATACGTGATCGTTTCCGTAGCGAAATCGTTATCTCACGTCAGGAGCTGCAACGCGACAGCGACTATGTAATCGATTATCAGGACGGTACGGTTTATTTTAAACAGCCAATACTGAGTACCGATGATAGCTTTAATCCCCGCTTTATAATTGCCGAATATGATGTTGATCAAGGCGGTGAGCTTGGCCACATTGCCGGTGGTCGGGCAGGCATTAAGTTACTCGATAACACCGTAAAGGCCGGTGTCACTGTCATCAAACAAAACCAGCAAGGCGATGGTCGTGCGCTGCAGGCAGCCGATGTTAAGTTGAAACTGGGAAACACTGAGATTAAAGCTGAAACCGCGTTCAGTGACCGTATGGTTGAGGGTGAGAAAACTTCGGCAAAAGCACATTTACTGGAAGCAACTCACCGAACAGACAACATCGAAGCCAAAGCTTATGTTCGTCGTCAGGAAGAAAACTTTGGTGTCGATCAATCCTCTTCAGCGGAAAATGACTTCCGAAAAGAAGGCATCGAAGGTACCTGGTACCTGTCTGATCGTGATCGTCTGAAACTGAACGCATTCCACCATTATAAAATCAGCACAGGTGACGATAAGTATCAGACTCAACTGGACTGGATTCACCGTCTCAACAGTGACCAGCAATTCTCTTTTGGCGCGTTATCGTCAGCCGAAGAAAATGAAGGTAGCGACTTATACAGCGATCAGCTTACCGCAGGTTTCAGTAATCGCTTCTTCAATGATCGTATTACTTTGAATGCACAGTTATTAGCGCGTATCTCCGCTCGCTCTGATGCAAAAGATCAGTTGCGCCTTGGAGCCGATTACCGGATAAACAACGACTACAGTGTATTTGGCGAACACGAATTGGGCTTCGAGAAGAATGCACCCCAGCGCACCATTATTGGTTTGCGTGCAACTCCTTGGGCCGGAGCCAAAGCGCAGCAATCTATCGAGCAGGTTAAACAAGACGATGCCTACCGCTTATTCAGTGTGTCTGGTTTAAGCCAGGAATTTCCGATTACTGATGTGTTGAGTTTGAGCGCTGGTTTTGATCAAGCTAGGAATCTGGAAACTAATGCGCCGTCCGAAGTCGGGCAAAACAGCGAAGACTTCTATGCTGTTTATGCGGGCTCCGCGTTGCGAACTTCCATCTGGCAATGGAATAACCGGCTGGAATTCCGTGATGGTAACAACACCGATAAATGGACAGCCCGAACCAGTATTTATCACCCACTGAGCGATGCCATTGCAACCGGCGGTAGCCTCGACTATTTCCATAGCGAGAATAAGGACAAATACAGTAAAAAACTGGATGCGAAGTTCGATTTGGCCATTCGTCCACGCAAAGATCCTTACGCGCTGTTATTACAGACACGTTGGGTCCAGGAAGCTGATGGTGGCCAGGGGACACCTGCTCGCAGTCGCCGCCTGATTAATAACGCACACGTTAACTGGTTAATTACCGCTCGTGATCAGCTGGCAGCGCAGTACGGTATTAAACGTGTTTTGGATCAATACAATAGCAATGATTACGCAGCCACTACCGATTTTATCGCTGCAGAATGGCGTCATCATCTGAACGATCGCTGGGACCTCGGCGCACATGCTCGTCGCCTGCATGGTTATCAGGTGAACCAGACGCAACAGGGGTATGGCGTATCAGTTGGCTGGATACCAAAGACCAATGTTTGGCTGGGTCTTGGTTACAACTTTAGCGGCTTTGTAGATGACGACTTCTCAGCTGCAAACTTTACAGCCCAGGGTGTCTACCTGAAGATGCGCTTCAAAGCAGATCAGGAAACTCTGCAAACACTCCGAGCAGCATTCCAATAA
- a CDS encoding DUF2804 domain-containing protein, with product MAAKQQLINPNGQPTYGVYPDSVDHINYMDFDLRSPMDRKLSSLVKRFKFNQFQFIGLISPELIVGIAIVDLKLGGNSFIYLYEPKTDKFEEFSFIQPFAINTGIEPFPNDGEASFKKGKNRVSIKASSRPGVRKVQVSLAGGIEIDATIDESTSYNPLAVCSRAGYQGWVFTQKSNALVCNGNVKWAGKDYNLETIGALASVDWSCGFMRRETFWNWGSMSCKLRDGRRLGFNLAAGVNETGTSENALWLDGKMHKIDMVDFQFDRYHPNHAWAMRSNDGMIQLHFEPKGQRKEKMNLVVAASNFTQHFGQYYGEIHLPDEVITLDGEWGFSEDHYAKW from the coding sequence ATGGCTGCCAAACAACAACTCATCAATCCAAATGGCCAACCGACTTACGGGGTTTATCCTGATAGCGTCGATCATATCAACTATATGGACTTTGATTTACGCTCCCCAATGGATCGTAAACTGAGTTCACTGGTGAAACGTTTTAAGTTTAATCAGTTTCAGTTCATTGGCCTGATCAGCCCAGAACTGATTGTTGGTATCGCAATTGTTGATCTCAAATTGGGTGGTAATTCGTTTATTTACCTCTACGAACCAAAGACCGATAAGTTTGAAGAATTCTCCTTTATTCAGCCATTTGCAATAAATACCGGTATTGAACCCTTCCCGAACGATGGTGAAGCCAGCTTTAAAAAGGGGAAAAACAGAGTATCGATCAAAGCGTCATCGCGCCCTGGCGTTCGCAAAGTTCAGGTGTCACTGGCTGGCGGTATTGAAATTGATGCCACCATCGACGAAAGCACGTCCTACAACCCACTCGCAGTATGCAGCCGAGCTGGCTACCAGGGCTGGGTATTCACCCAGAAAAGTAACGCTCTGGTCTGCAATGGCAACGTGAAATGGGCTGGCAAAGACTACAATCTCGAAACCATCGGTGCGCTGGCATCTGTGGACTGGAGTTGTGGCTTTATGCGCCGTGAAACATTCTGGAACTGGGGCAGCATGTCTTGCAAACTCAGAGATGGACGTCGCTTAGGGTTTAACCTGGCCGCTGGTGTTAATGAAACTGGTACCAGTGAAAATGCCCTTTGGCTCGACGGTAAGATGCATAAGATTGATATGGTGGACTTCCAGTTTGACCGTTATCATCCGAATCATGCCTGGGCCATGCGCTCAAATGACGGCATGATCCAGTTACATTTTGAGCCCAAGGGTCAACGCAAAGAAAAGATGAATTTGGTCGTGGCTGCGTCCAACTTTACCCAACACTTTGGTCAGTACTATGGCGAGATTCACCTGCCTGATGAAGTGATCACACTCGACGGTGAATGGGGTTTCAGCGAAGACCACTATGCTAAGTGGTAA
- the der gene encoding ribosome biogenesis GTPase Der: MVPVIALVGRPNVGKSTLFNRLTKSRDALVAEIAGLTRDRKYGEGKVGDRPFIVIDTGGISGQEEGIDEAMASQSFQAMQEADIVFFMVDANAGITAGDRMISEYLRRNNKEAYLVVNKIDGRNPDLVLGEFYELAMGEPLAIAAAHNRGISALIDYVLDELPEEKEKKAAELAAAQNRELEYVYDEEEEETEQPVQYEALNVKGVKIAVVGRPNVGKSTLVNRFLGEERVVVYDQAGTTRDSVYIPYERHGQDYTLIDTAGVRRRKNIHEAAEKFSIIKTLQAIQDCHVCILVLDARDGIVEQDLHMLSFVLNSGRALVIAINKWDGMDAYEKQRVKDEIDRRFDFLTFAEMHFISALHGTGVGHLYESVDQAYRSAMAKWQTNMLTRIMEDAVSSHQPPMIRSRRPKLRYAHQGGSNPPRIIVHGNMVEDLPEDYKRYLANTFRRVLDIKGTPIRFEFRQGSNPFSDKEKEVKHRSKRRRDSVVKTASIRQAKHDKMRKQRKKQGR, from the coding sequence ATGGTTCCTGTAATCGCCCTGGTTGGTCGTCCCAACGTTGGCAAATCCACATTGTTCAATCGTTTAACCAAAAGCCGCGATGCTTTGGTGGCAGAAATTGCAGGCTTAACCCGTGACCGTAAGTATGGCGAAGGTAAAGTTGGTGATCGGCCATTCATTGTCATCGATACCGGTGGGATAAGTGGTCAGGAAGAAGGCATTGATGAAGCAATGGCGAGTCAGAGCTTTCAGGCCATGCAGGAAGCTGACATTGTTTTCTTTATGGTAGATGCCAACGCCGGTATTACTGCTGGCGATCGAATGATTTCTGAATATCTGCGTCGTAACAATAAAGAAGCATATTTGGTTGTTAACAAAATAGATGGCCGTAATCCGGATCTGGTGCTGGGCGAGTTTTATGAATTGGCGATGGGTGAGCCACTGGCCATTGCCGCTGCGCATAACCGTGGTATCAGCGCATTAATCGATTATGTATTAGACGAGCTGCCGGAAGAAAAAGAGAAGAAAGCGGCTGAATTAGCCGCAGCTCAGAATCGTGAACTGGAGTACGTTTACGACGAAGAGGAAGAAGAAACCGAACAGCCGGTGCAGTACGAAGCGTTAAACGTTAAAGGCGTAAAAATAGCCGTTGTTGGTCGTCCGAATGTCGGCAAATCGACTTTGGTCAATCGCTTTCTGGGGGAGGAGCGGGTGGTAGTATATGACCAGGCCGGTACTACCCGCGACAGTGTGTATATCCCGTATGAGCGACACGGCCAGGACTACACGCTTATTGATACCGCAGGCGTTCGCCGTCGTAAAAACATTCATGAGGCGGCTGAAAAATTCTCCATCATTAAGACTTTGCAAGCGATTCAGGATTGCCATGTTTGTATTCTTGTTCTGGATGCCCGTGACGGTATTGTAGAGCAGGATCTGCACATGTTGAGCTTTGTATTGAACTCGGGTCGTGCACTGGTCATTGCCATCAATAAATGGGATGGCATGGACGCTTATGAAAAACAGCGCGTTAAAGATGAGATTGATCGGCGTTTCGACTTCCTGACATTTGCTGAAATGCATTTTATTTCGGCATTACACGGAACGGGTGTTGGTCATTTATACGAGTCTGTTGATCAGGCTTATCGTTCGGCAATGGCTAAGTGGCAAACCAATATGCTGACGCGAATTATGGAAGATGCCGTTTCCAGCCATCAGCCACCAATGATTCGCAGTCGTCGTCCGAAATTACGTTACGCACACCAGGGTGGTTCGAACCCGCCGCGAATTATTGTTCACGGCAACATGGTTGAAGATTTACCGGAAGACTATAAGCGCTACCTGGCTAATACGTTCCGCCGCGTTTTGGACATTAAAGGTACGCCGATCCGTTTCGAATTCCGTCAGGGGTCAAACCCGTTCTCTGATAAAGAGAAAGAAGTGAAACACCGCAGTAAGCGCCGTCGCGATTCTGTGGTGAAAACCGCCTCTATTCGTCAGGCCAAGCATGACAAAATGCGTAAGCAGCGGAAAAAGCAAGGGCGTTAA
- the bamB gene encoding outer membrane protein assembly factor BamB: MRFSWLSAAVMAFALSACSSTPEKEAEEAQGLLPEFEAKTELSVSWRQTLGKGPGSAYARLRAVVVGDQVFAADSSGRLYSLELEDGSQNWQVDLDQTITGGVVVDSGQVFVATRDGILHCLSTEGEPLWQAVLSSESISPAGFDERRVFVHTVDGRISAFERLDGKQAWSYEHAMPVLTVRGTSTPLVLDDFVVTGFATGKVVALDKTLGIPRWDKRLAIPDGRSELERLVDVDASPIWEDGRIYATSYHGKLAALSLTGETDWEEEGSSYTSPALALGSLYLTLDDGSIQAYDQRNGASQWLQSALTKRELGKVIAYGSYLVVADGEGYVHLLRQVDGELVGRLHMRPKPLHISYPAQGEATNWRMLRGRDFGIRSPMVATDQGVLIYTNAGELALVTIESASDSE; the protein is encoded by the coding sequence GTGCGTTTTTCCTGGTTATCAGCGGCTGTGATGGCCTTTGCTTTATCTGCTTGTTCCAGTACGCCTGAAAAGGAAGCGGAAGAAGCGCAAGGATTGTTACCTGAGTTCGAAGCCAAGACTGAGCTATCGGTCAGCTGGCGACAAACACTGGGCAAAGGTCCGGGCAGTGCTTATGCGAGATTGCGCGCCGTCGTTGTCGGAGATCAGGTTTTTGCAGCGGACAGTTCCGGGCGTTTGTATTCACTTGAGCTGGAAGATGGTTCGCAGAACTGGCAGGTTGATCTGGATCAGACAATCACTGGCGGTGTTGTTGTCGATTCCGGGCAGGTATTTGTAGCCACCCGTGATGGCATACTGCATTGCCTGAGCACCGAAGGTGAACCTCTGTGGCAAGCGGTTCTCAGCAGTGAATCGATCTCTCCGGCGGGCTTTGACGAGCGTCGGGTATTTGTCCACACCGTTGATGGACGCATAAGCGCTTTCGAACGTCTGGATGGTAAACAAGCCTGGTCTTATGAACACGCGATGCCAGTATTAACGGTGCGTGGTACCAGCACACCGTTGGTTCTGGATGATTTTGTTGTAACCGGTTTTGCTACAGGCAAAGTAGTTGCTTTGGATAAGACACTGGGTATTCCTCGTTGGGATAAGCGTCTGGCCATCCCGGATGGTCGTTCTGAACTGGAACGTCTGGTGGATGTTGATGCCAGTCCGATCTGGGAAGATGGCCGTATCTACGCCACCAGTTACCACGGTAAATTAGCCGCGTTGTCGTTAACCGGAGAAACCGATTGGGAAGAAGAGGGTTCTTCTTACACCAGTCCGGCATTGGCATTGGGTTCTTTGTACCTGACTCTGGACGACGGTAGTATCCAGGCTTACGATCAGCGAAATGGTGCCAGCCAGTGGTTGCAGAGTGCCTTAACGAAGCGTGAGCTGGGCAAGGTAATCGCTTATGGCAGTTATCTCGTGGTTGCCGATGGTGAAGGCTATGTTCACTTGCTGCGTCAGGTGGATGGTGAGCTTGTCGGCCGTTTGCACATGCGTCCCAAGCCGTTGCACATCAGCTATCCGGCTCAGGGCGAAGCAACCAATTGGCGCATGTTGCGCGGTCGCGATTTTGGAATTCGCAGTCCTATGGTTGCCACAGATCAGGGTGTACTGATTTATACCAACGCAGGTGAGCTGGCGTTGGTCACAATTGAGTCTGCTTCAGACTCAGAATGA